Proteins encoded in a region of the Streptomyces akebiae genome:
- a CDS encoding cation:proton antiporter domain-containing protein, translating to MSSEAWAGVAVAGVTATYALGSRRLASTPVSSAMVFVGCGVLLGPAVLDVIDQEHNAGQILTLLEAALALVLFTDAMTVRRRDLRSGGFLPGRLLGIGLPLSIGAGWLLAWPLLPGLTVWELALVGAVLAPTDAALGNTAMTSPRVPPLVRQGLNVESGLNDGMVLPFFVLFLAGITGTSAAEEGAAGVFWRALVLSTVLGLLVGAGGGRLLGAARARGWVSREWAQLFVPAVAAASYGLGVVVDGSGFIAAWVAGFSFGFALRRFRATGAATAPAEGSDRTADFTEHLGGLLASVSLLVFGAVLLGPTLEDLSWRVVGYAVLSLTVVRMLPVAVALAGSGLRLPTVAYIGWFGPRGLASVVLGLLVLEEHVRGVGLLGRVVAVTVGLSVLLHGVSAVALADRYGRWHEETMATGRELRETEPVPEAGRRRRVTAR from the coding sequence ATGAGCAGCGAAGCCTGGGCCGGTGTGGCGGTGGCGGGTGTCACCGCCACGTATGCGCTGGGCTCCCGTCGGCTGGCGTCGACACCGGTGTCGTCGGCGATGGTGTTCGTCGGCTGCGGGGTGCTCCTGGGGCCCGCCGTGCTCGATGTCATCGATCAGGAGCACAACGCCGGGCAGATCCTCACGCTGCTCGAAGCAGCCCTCGCCCTGGTCCTGTTCACCGACGCCATGACCGTGCGCCGACGGGACCTGAGATCCGGCGGCTTCCTGCCGGGCCGGCTGCTCGGCATCGGACTGCCGTTGAGTATCGGGGCCGGCTGGCTGCTGGCCTGGCCCCTGCTGCCCGGCCTGACCGTCTGGGAGCTCGCGCTCGTGGGCGCCGTCCTCGCTCCGACGGACGCGGCCCTCGGTAATACCGCCATGACCAGTCCACGGGTTCCGCCGCTCGTACGGCAGGGGCTGAACGTGGAGAGCGGTCTGAACGACGGCATGGTGCTGCCGTTCTTCGTCCTCTTCCTGGCGGGTATTACGGGCACGTCCGCCGCCGAGGAAGGGGCGGCAGGCGTCTTCTGGCGGGCGCTCGTCCTGAGCACGGTGCTGGGTCTGCTGGTCGGCGCGGGCGGCGGTCGGCTGTTGGGGGCAGCGCGGGCGCGAGGCTGGGTCTCGCGGGAGTGGGCGCAGCTCTTCGTCCCGGCCGTCGCCGCGGCGTCATACGGATTGGGTGTCGTGGTGGACGGCAGCGGCTTCATCGCCGCCTGGGTCGCCGGGTTCTCCTTCGGTTTTGCCCTGCGCCGCTTCCGGGCCACGGGTGCAGCCACCGCCCCGGCGGAGGGATCGGACCGCACCGCCGACTTCACCGAGCACCTCGGCGGGCTTCTGGCCTCGGTCAGCCTGCTCGTCTTCGGCGCGGTGCTGCTCGGTCCGACGCTGGAGGACCTGAGCTGGCGGGTTGTCGGATACGCCGTGCTCAGCCTCACCGTCGTACGGATGCTGCCGGTGGCCGTCGCGCTCGCCGGCAGCGGGCTCCGGCTGCCCACGGTGGCGTACATCGGGTGGTTCGGGCCACGGGGGCTGGCGTCCGTGGTGCTGGGGCTGCTCGTTCTGGAGGAGCATGTCCGCGGTGTGGGGCTGCTGGGCAGGGTGGTCGCGGTCACCGTCGGCCTGAGCGTGCTCCTGCACGGCGTCTCGGCGGTCGCCCTCGCCGACCGGTACGGCCGCTGGCACGAGGAGACCATGGCCACGGGACGGGAGCTGCGCGAGACGGAGCCCGTCCCGGAGGCCGGCCGGCGGCGGCGCGTCACCGCGCGATGA
- a CDS encoding anaerobic sulfatase maturase — MSTVDLPAPTVRRHPFHLLAKPAGAICNLDCTYCFFLSKELLYEGSRFRMADELLDAYIRQLVEAHGPVPEVTVAWQGGEPTLMGLDFFRRSLEYERRYARPGQRIVNTIQTNGTLIDAEWARFFRDNDFLVGLSVDGPRELHDAYRVDKGGKPTFDRVMRGLGHLRTHGVQWNALTTLHDANAGHGRSVYAFLRDYCGATHMQFIPIVERTTPHDLPLANDGWGARAKDRPVYRQEGDEVTDRSVTGQQYGRFLIDVFEDWVRHDVGRVYVQMFDVALANWYGEQPSLCVHSRTCGSALALEHNGDLYSCDHFVEPDHLLGNIGDRHMLELVDSPQQRKFGQDKYDTLPRYCHDCDVRFACHGGCPKDRFDATPDGEPGLNHLCAGFKAFFHHVDRPMRTMAGLLRQGRAPALIMREYVSADANRPHNALCPCEGGRKWARCHGKPVPTSQL, encoded by the coding sequence ATGAGCACCGTAGACCTTCCCGCCCCGACCGTCCGGCGCCACCCATTCCACCTGCTGGCCAAGCCCGCCGGAGCGATCTGCAACCTGGACTGCACCTACTGCTTCTTCCTGTCCAAGGAACTGCTGTACGAGGGCAGCAGATTCCGTATGGCGGACGAGTTGCTCGACGCCTACATCCGGCAGCTCGTCGAGGCGCACGGTCCGGTGCCGGAGGTGACGGTGGCCTGGCAGGGCGGCGAACCGACGCTGATGGGCCTGGACTTCTTCCGCCGATCCCTGGAGTACGAAAGGCGCTACGCCCGCCCCGGCCAACGGATCGTCAACACCATCCAGACCAACGGCACGCTCATCGACGCCGAATGGGCCCGATTCTTTCGCGACAACGACTTCCTGGTCGGGCTCTCAGTCGACGGCCCCCGCGAACTGCACGACGCCTACCGGGTCGACAAGGGCGGCAAGCCCACCTTCGACCGCGTCATGCGCGGGCTGGGCCACCTGCGCACACACGGCGTGCAGTGGAACGCGCTGACCACCCTGCACGACGCCAACGCCGGGCACGGCCGTTCGGTCTACGCCTTTCTCCGCGACTACTGCGGCGCCACCCACATGCAGTTCATCCCGATCGTGGAACGCACCACCCCACACGACCTGCCGCTGGCCAACGACGGCTGGGGCGCCCGCGCCAAGGACCGGCCCGTGTACCGACAGGAAGGCGACGAGGTCACCGACCGGTCGGTGACCGGGCAGCAGTACGGCCGGTTCCTCATCGACGTCTTCGAGGACTGGGTACGCCACGACGTCGGCCGCGTCTACGTCCAGATGTTCGATGTGGCACTGGCCAACTGGTACGGAGAGCAGCCATCCCTGTGCGTGCACTCCAGGACCTGCGGCAGTGCCCTCGCCCTGGAACACAACGGCGACCTGTACTCCTGCGACCACTTCGTCGAACCAGACCACCTGCTCGGCAACATCGGCGACCGGCACATGCTGGAGCTGGTCGACTCACCGCAACAGCGGAAGTTCGGCCAGGACAAGTACGACACCCTGCCCCGCTACTGTCACGACTGCGACGTCCGCTTCGCCTGCCACGGCGGCTGCCCCAAGGACCGCTTCGACGCCACCCCGGACGGCGAACCGGGCCTCAACCACCTGTGCGCCGGCTTCAAGGCATTCTTCCACCACGTCGACCGCCCGATGCGCACCATGGCCGGGCTGCTGCGGCAGGGGCGAGCTCCCGCACTGATCATGCGCGAGTACGTGTCCGCCGACGCCAACCGGCCGCACAACGCGCTCTGCCCGTGCGAGGGGGGACGCAAGTGGGCGCGCTGCCACGGCAAGCCGGTCCCGACGAGCCAACTGTAG